TAAGGCGAAGTAACCTAAGAAGGATATTTGGGCGAGCAGGATGAATTTCAAACGATCCCAATGTAGAATGTAATTCAAAAAGAAAAAAGGAGTTAGCTGTAATAAGACTCTCCACTTGGAAACGGAGAGTAGGATAGGAAAAGGCAAGAACGGGAAGATCGTAAAACCGATCACGATAACAAACAAACTAATATAGTTTAAGATCGTAAGCAAAATGATCATTCTATATTCCTTTAAAAACGCCGAACATCGGTATCACTTTGTAAGCCAATCTTTCGTTCTTGCGGTAGACTAGAGCCTCGATACGATCCAGATTCGGTAGGATCTTTTTGATTTCTCTTAAGGGAATTCCGACTTTCGAAGATTCCAATTTAGTTTCCAGGATTTCCGCATTTCCGGCTCTTAAAACCAACACTAGGTCCCCGGAATTTTGAATCTCTTCGTTTTCGGAGAGAAGAATGGATTCTCGATCGAAATTCTCCCCTTTAATATCGCTCAATGTTCTGAAAGGAATGGTAAGCCATTCTAATCCTGCCGCTAGGTCGGCGAACATTCCGAGCACGTCCCGATTCCATGGCTTATCGTCTCCTTCCAGTCTTCTGTATTCGTCCGACTTGCGATATCCGTAATGGATTTTCTTGGTTTGGAAGACCTTTTGCGATTTTAGGTTTTCCTTCTTTACGAATTCCTTAATTCTGAGTTCGAGAATTTTATCCGCGATTTCGTATTCTATCTCGACTTCGGTTCGATTTCGATCCGAAACTTTTTCCTCTAAAACCTTGGTCTCCAGGATTTCCTCCCGAATCGGGTAGACGGTGAAGCAATTCGTAAAGACGGAAGAAAGGAGAAATATTATAAAAATAGGAAATATCTGTTTTCGAATCATCGGAGAGGAAACGGATCGTGTCCTTACTGAAAAAGAGGGACGAATCCGTAAGCCGATTCGAAGGCGTCCGCTTGTTCTTCGCAGGCCCAGAGTTCTAGACTCTTCTCATAACCGGACTTGGAGATTAGGCTGAATATTGCCTGGTTTTTGCGGACCTGGCATTTCACGGTTTCGATCAATCCTTGGCGGTTCCGATTGCAGGCGCTTGCTATTCTTAGGATTCCGGAAAGTCTTTGCACGATTTCCTGTTCCCTGCTTCCTATTCTCTGGAATTCTCGGTGTTTGGATTTGGGAGCGCTTTTCCTGTGATACCTGGCAGTGAGTGCGATGATTTCTATTTCTCCCCAGGTGAATCCCAGCATCGCCTCGGAATTTCGGATCAGATAATAGCTATGTTTATGGTATGCGGAATGGGAGATAAATAATCCTACCTCGTGTAAAAGAGCCGAGGCTTCCAGGTATTCCCTTTCTTCCTTTCCTAAACGATGGATAGGTTGCAATTGGTCGAAGATATCCAAGGCGAGTTTTGCCACATGCCTTGCATATTCTTCGTCCCTCGTAAAAGACACCAGGAGATTGTGGATGGATTTTTGACGGATATCGTCCAGATGCTTGGATTGGGTAAGATCTTGGAAATGTTCCCATTTTCGTATCGTATCGTATATGATTCCTTCTCGAAGAGCCAGTTCCGAAACGGTCAGATCGGGAAGCTCCAATTGCTGGAAGAGCTCGTCCAGGATAAGGACTCCTCCTACGATGATGTCCGAACGTTTGGAATCGAAGCCGGGGATCTTACTTCTCTTCTTATTATTATCCGAATCCAGGATCAGGTTTTTGGCCTTTCTGAATTCGGAGGCGCTAAAGGTAAAATGGTTTAGAGGACCTTCTTCCACTTCACCTTCGAAAGCCCGGATGATTCCCGCCGTGGCCTGAACTGTTCCCGAGGACCCCACCACAACTTCGGGTCTTAGATCCCGAATGACTTTACGGAAGGGAAGTAACATTTCCTCTACATACAGTTTGCATTTTCTCACTTGGGAAGAATCTAACGGATCCGATTTCAGAAACTTTTCCGTGAGTCGAATGGCTCCCAATTTGAAGCTTTTGGAGAATAGTATATCCCCTCTGTATCCTACCAGAACTTCGGTGCTACCTCCGCCTATATCTATGAGTAGGATCTTTTTATCGAAGACTGGAAGGCCTTGTAGGACTCCGAAATAGATAAGCCTTGCCTCTTCGTAACCGCTGATTACGTCGATTTTGATGCCTGCTTCTTTCCAGGCGGCCTCCTGAAAAGCGACTCTATTGGAGGCTTCTCTCATAGCGGAAGTGGCTACGGCTCTGATTTCGGCCTTTGCATTGTCCGCGAGCATCTTGAATCGCTTCAGGCATTCTATGGCGCGCCTGAATGCGGGAGGGTCGATTTCTCCTCCTTCTTCTAAACCGCTGCCGAGACGAACGTTCTCCTTTTCTCTGGCTATCGCCTCGAAGGTTCCGTTTTCACGAACCCTGACAATGATCATATGAAAGGAATTCGTACCGAGATCGATGGCTGCTAAGGTGTTTTCCCGGACCATAAGATCCCCAAGTTTCTTCGGGTCGGGACAGCTTCCAATTTGTTTTTCGTTTTTTTCGTTTTGGAATTGCCCGCAAGGATCGGGCAGGAAATATTGAATCGGATCGGCGACTGGAAAATCCTCGGGATTTTCCGGATTTGTGCAGATAATATAAAGAGATCAGCCGCTATTTGGCAAGCAAAGGACAGTAATGATATTCGATAAGCTCTACGGACTATTTTCCAACGATATGGGAATCGACCTCGGAACCGCAAACACTCTCGTCCACGTAAAAGGTCAAGGGATTGTGCTCTCTGAGCCTTCCGTAGTGGCGGTCCATGCAGCCACCGGAAAGGTCCTTGCGGTAGGCCAGGAGGCCAAGAGAATGTTGGGTCGTACTCCCGGCGAAATCGTGGCAATTCGACCCATGAAAGACGGTGTGATCGCCGACTTCGAAACTGTCGAAAAAATGATCCGTTATTTCATAGCTAAAGTCCATAACCGGACCACTTTCGTTAAGCCTAGAATCGTGATCGGAGTTCCTTCCGGGATTACCGAGGTGGAAAGAAGGGCGGTAAGAGAATCCGCCGAGCAGGCAGGAGCGAGAGAAATTTTCCTTATCGACGAGGCCTTAGCAGCCGCGATCGGAGCGAATATCCCGATCAACGAACCGGCGGGAAATATGATCGTGGATATAGGCGGTGGAACCACCGAGATCGCGGTTATTTCACTGGGAGGGATGGTGATTGCAGAATCCATCCGGACCGGAGGGGACGAGTTCGACGACGCAATCATCAAATATCTCAGGAACCAATACAACCTGGTCGTAGGGGAAAGAACCGCTGAAGATATCAAGCTTACGATCGGAAACGCTTACCCGGAAAAGAAAACCGAGACCATGGAAGTCAAGGGACGGGATGCGATCTCCGGACTTCCTAGAACTTTGGAACTGGAATCCAACGAAATCCGTAAGGCTCTAAAGGAACCGACGGACGAAATTCTGGACGGAATCAAGAGAGTATTGGAAAGAACTCCTCCGGAACTCGCTTCCGATATCGTAGAGAGAGGAATCGTTCTGACGGGAGGAGGTTGCCTTCTTCGTGGACTGGAAACCTATCTTTCCAAGGAGACGGGAGTTCCCGTTTTCAGAGCGGAAAACCCTTTGACCTGTGTGGTTTTAGGAACCGGAAAATTCCTGGACGAAGTAAAATACCTGAAGCCCGGAATTCGTTAATCGGAATCGGTCGAACCCGGAAGGCGAGATCGGTAAGCGCCGAATTTCCCTTCCGGAACATGAAAGTAGAATTTGGCGCTTAGTAAAAGATCCGCTCACTAACCACTGAACCCTAAACGCTATGCTCTGGATCCAAGTTAATAAAAGCAAAGAAACCGTTTCCCTCGTTTTTTGCGTAGTATTCTCTCTTCTGTCTTTGACGTTCAAAAGTAACGTTCTCGTGAGAGGTATCGCAAGTTTCCAAAGAGTGGGGGATAGCGTATCCGGATCCATCGACGGAGTGGGCTCCTTCTTCAAGGGCGCTTATACCAAATTAGAATCCTTCGAAGCGGTTCGCCAGGAAAGAGACGCATGCGTTTCCGCCATAGACGAATACAAACTTCTTCCCCAGGACGTGGAAAGACTTACCCGGGAAAACGATAATCTCCGTAGAGAACTGAAGTTCAACACTCTGCAAAAGTATCCTACGGTGAAGGCCGAGGTATTATCCGTTCGTCTCAATTCCATTTATAGAACCATTATCATAGACAAAGGTTCCGAAGCGGGAATCAAACCTTATATGCCCGTGACCGCTAGAGCGGTGAATCAAAAGGGAGAGATTATAGAGGCGCTTGTCGGAAAAGTGATCGCGGTAACCGGGGGGTCCGCCGTGGTCCAACCTCTCATCAATTCGAATTTCAATATGGGGGTCGCCATTCCGGACAGTAATCTTTGGGCGTCCTTGTCCGGAAACTCTGGAAGAGGAACCGAAGCTCTCATGAATTATATCGATAGCGGTATCATCATCGATCCTAGGATCTTCGGAGATTATCCGATGGGTCCTTCCGAGATGATCCAGTATACCGGCTCTTTGAGTAAGATAGGGAAGACCGTGTTCAGCTCCGGTTCTTCCGGGATCTATCCGAACGGAATCCCGGTGGGAATCATTACGGAAGAAGGACCGAGAAACGGAAGTTTCAAAACCGCCTTCCTGAAGCCTTTCGTACGTTTCGATATGCTGGAGTCCGTCACCATTCTAATGAAACTTCCGGAAAAATGGGCGGAGACTTGGCCGGAAGGGCAGAATATCAATATTGAGAATCCGTACTTCGGAGAATTAAATTATCCTAAAGAAGATCGTGAGCCCAAGAATGCGAATCCGGGAGCCGGAGTGAAACCTCCGGAAGGACAAAAACCCGTGAAACCTAAGCCCGAGGGTGGAGCCGGATTCGAAGAGGAAACGAACTGATGATCTTAGAATACGTAGTCATCGGAGCGGGGATCTTCATCGCACATTTCTTGAACGGAACCAACACCTTCGAGATTTCCGGATTCAAGCCGGACTTTATGGTTCTATTCGTTCTATTCTTCGCGCTTAGAAAAGGGGCAATGGCGGGAATTTGGATAGGATTCTTCGGAGGATTACTTTCCGATTCCGGACTAGGCGGAGAAATCGTAGGGGAAGTTGTGACCTATAAGATCGGCCTCCACTCCTTGACCTTCTGCGTTATGGGGTATATCGTAGGAAGATTCGCAAGACCCGCGTATCATGAAAATCAGATCTCCATCATGCTTTACGCTTTGGCAGTGACGTTGGTGTCCAGAATAGCGGCGTATTATCTATTTACGTTATTCTTCCATGAAAATTTAAATTACTCTATTTTTAGTACGTCTTTATTCAACGCTTTGATCGCTCCGGTATTCTTCTGGATACTCGGAAAACTCTATCGCCTGGAGCAGGCGGAGGCGTAAATGGTCGGAGGCGGTTCTTCTTCGGCCACAGAGTTTAGGCTGGAGCGTAGTTTCAGACTTCGTCTGTACATGTTCTCCGGGCTTGTAGTATTCGCGCTTGCCGCATTCATCATACAGTTATTCAACCTGCAGATCGTGCAAGGAACGGATAACTCTTTAAAGGCCGAAAAATTCGTACGTAAGAGCGAGACGATTCCCGCTGCCAGAGGGGAAATGTTCGATAGGAATTTTCTCACTCCGGAAACTTCCATGGCGTTGGTATCCAATTATTCCAGCTTGGATGCGGTGTTGAACACTTCATTGTTCAAATACGATCCTGCAAAAGTGAGAAATTTCCTGCAGGAATTCGCAAGAACTCTCTCCATTCCTATGTCCTACTACGAAGAGGATTTGTTGGAGCCTAAATTCTCCAAGAATATCAAATCCAAAAAGCCTTTCGTACTTTTGGAGGCTATCAGCAAGGCGCAGCAGGAAAGAATTTCCGTATTCGATACGATTTCCAAATACGTAATATTGGTACCTTCTCCCCGAAGAATCTATAAAATGGGACCGGCTTTGGCTCATGTGACCGGTTATATCGGAAAGCCGAGTAAGACGGACCTACTGACCAGAGAGATCAAGTCCTACCAGTGGTTGGGAAAAGACGGATTGGAATTGGAATACGATTCCAGACTAAGAGGGACGGACGGCTTCCGGATCCAAAAAAGAAGCTCCGAAGGGAACATAGAGGAAGAAAGGGTAGTAGAGCATTCCACTCCCGGAAATAATCTAGTACTTACGATAGACAAGGATATCCAACTTGCCGCCTATAAGGCCTTAAAAGGAGCTAGAGGAACCGCGATCGCACTGCGTCCTTCCACCGGGGAAGTCTTAGCCATGGCTTCGAATCCTAGTTACGATCCTAATATTCTCTCCGGGAAAAGCAGATCCGAGAGAACCGCTCATTATAGAAGGGTGGATGCCAACGGAGGATTCCTAAACTTAGCGATCCAGTCCAAGTTTCCTCCCGCGTCCACATATAAGACGTTAGTTGCTATGGCCGCTTTGGAAAGCGGACACAAGGTGGATTACACACCGGAGACAAGCTATAGTTGCAACGGAAGTTATGTGCTTAAGTCCACCTTTGCGGGAGTTCCCGATCAGGTCTTTTATTGTTGGGAGAAGGGAGGGCATGGTACGAACGATTTGGCCCACGCTCTCCAAAAATCCTGCTCCGTATATTTCTATAACCTCGGATATAAACTAGGATCGGATCCGATTTTGACTTACTCCAGACTATTCTTATTGGATCAAAAATCCAAGATAGATCTTCCGGGAGAGATCAGCGGGTTTGTTCCTTCATCCGCTTGGAAGAAGAGAACTTATGGAACGAGATGGTTCGACGGAGATACGATTAACCTTTCCATAGGGCAGGGATTCATGTCCGTCACCCCACTCGGAATGGCGTTATTCTATGCTGGACTATTAAATCGAGGCCAGATTTACCAACCGTACATAGTAAACGAGATCCGGGATCCTTTGGATAATTCCATTATTAATCGAACCGAACCTCAAAAATTGAGGGAGATCCCGATCCAAAATTCCACGATAGAAGCGATCAAGACTGGTCTACGATTAGTCGTGAAGAATGGAACTGCCGCTTTCGTACTAAACAAACCGGGACTGCCCGAGATAGCGGGTAAGACCGGAACCGCTCAAACGAGAAGAAGGGGAGCCTCCGGATCCAACCACGCTTGGTTTATAGGTTATGCTCCTGCGAACGCGCCCGTCAGCGAACAGGTGTTAGTTGCGGTGTTCGTGGAATACGGGGTGGGGGGAGCCGCCGGTGCCGCGCCTGTCGCCAGAGAAATGTTCCGAGCCGCTTTCCCGCCGGGAAGTTTTAAGAGAACGACGGAGTTTCCAGAAGGAAGCGCACCGATTTTACCGGAGAATAATAATCCACTATGATGTCCGATAGATCCATAGAACGTATCGATTACTTCCTGGTCGGCTCGGTGATCATGGTGGTGATCTGTAGTATTCTTACTTTATATTCTCAGGAGTATAATTTCGACGATCCGAGTGTGGGGCTCATGAGCCATAAATGGTTCAAACAGTTTCTATTCTTCTTATTAGGCATCGCGATCATGTGGTTTATATCCCGTGTCAACTACCAGTTGATCGGAGCCTATGCGCTATTTATCTACGGGTTTGCGATTCTTCTTCTCGTGCTTACATTGATTCCGGGAATCGGATATCTTCCTACAAGTAGGGGAGCCAGATCCTGGATCAAGATCGGACCTTTCCTGTTACAGGCTTCCGAGTTTGCGAAGTTGGCTACGGTGATTCTTCTCGGCCAGTATCTTGTGCTGAAAGAAAAGGAAATGAAGAAGCTCGTGGTTCTAGTCATACCTTTCGGAATCGTTCTGTTGCCCATGGCATTGATATTGATACAGCCGGACTTCGGAACCGCAGTGTCGTTTCTTCCCATCCTATTCACGATGCTTTTCCTAGGAGGAGCCGACTATTTTCACATCGGTTCCTTCATTACGTTCGGAGGAATTTCCCTAGTACTTCCCATGTATGTGGAATATTCCAAACTCACTTTATTGAACGATATTTTAGCCTTTCTGCAAAGAACCGGAAAGACGGATTTACTTTCCGTCGTGAACCGTTTGGGCGGAAAAACCTGGCAGGTGGTGGAAGGAAAAGAAGTGGTCGGGGCGAATTTGACTCCGAAGACTTTGGCTTCTCTCAGAGAAGCGGTGGAGCAGGTAGTGGATTTGGAGGCGAGTTTCGTATTCAAATTGCTTTCAAACCAGGCCTTGTTGATCGGGATCGGTGCCACTCTCATCATTTTTAGTATCATTATGATCCTTCTCCGAATAGCAAGGGGATCGAAAACATTACGATCTTATTATATTCCTCTCGGAATCTTGGGGGTGAGTCTCGTATCGGCGGTCGTGGTCATGAAGACCGTACCTTTCCGGGAGAACCAGGTGATCCGTTTGACCGCTTTCTTGAATCCGGACGAATTCAAGCAAGGAGCCGGATACCAGCTCAGAGCCTCCAAGCCTGCAGTGGGTTCCGGAAAATTGTTCGGAAAAGGTTTCTTAAATGCGGAGATGACGGAAGGCAAAATCCCTCATGTACCGGAAGCCAGTACGGACTTTATCTTTGCATCCTGGGCCGAACAAACCGGGTTCTTAGGATCGATCTTGTTGCTATTCTTCCTGTTTTCGATACCGTTAAGAGGATTACAAATTAGTTATGAAAGTAAGGATCGATTCGGATCCTTGCTAGCCTCTGGAATCGTGGCGATGTTATTCTACCATATGGCGATCAATATAGGGATCGTGCTCGGGCTCATGCCAGTGACGGGAATTCCTCTTTCCTTTATGAGTTACGGAGGATCTCACTTGATCATGTCGATGGTTGCGGTAGGAATCATTCTCTCGATTAAGATGAGAAAGCACGCGAACTAAAAAAAGACTTCTGCATTCTCCAAAAATTCCAGGCAGGTTTTCTCCAAAACTAACTGATAACGCGTAATTGGAGCAAGAATTCCGCGGTAAAAGCGAATAGAGGTTGGAGAAAGAGGGCTTTTCTGGTAGAGCAAATCCCCGGGCTCTCCCGCAAGCCCGCCTCCTCCACCCGAACCTGGGCGGGGGCCCGTTAATTCTACGCCGGAGGAACGGAATTTCCGTTCAGAACTTTCGCGTGTAAAAAGGAGTGTTCGCTTGCGAAGATAACTTGGCGTGCTTTCGCATTTACGCTCCGTGAAGCTCGGGCTTTCTCGTTTGCCATCTCGGATGGCACGACTCACCTGCGGTGGTCGTCTTCTCACTTCCTAAGGGTCGTTCCCAAGGGGGAAAGGTTTCCCCCTGGGCTCAGCCGAGGTCTTCGCCCACCCCCTTCTCCGGGGTTCCACCCCGGACCCCTATAGAAAGAAGTTCGAGCAAATAGCTCTTGCAAGCCTCGGGAGAGGCCGATAATCTACAAAGACGTCTCATCGCATGGAAAGAGTCAAAGATTCCCGGTTTTTATTCGATCTCAAAAGAAAGTTTCGGTATATTCTGGAGGAGGTAGAGAAAAACACCTTCGACCAAAATTCCGAGGTGAGAGAATTGGAAACGATTTGGGATGAGATGTTCGAAGTTGCTTCTCGTAACGACACTCCTTATTTTCGAGCCAGACTTTCTTCCCTCAAGAGACAATTGGACGGATTCGTAAGAAACAAAGCATATGAGAAAAGCGAATTCGACAGGATCTACAGGCAACTAGATAAGATACGTAAAGACGATACTTCGGAATTTTTGGATGAGGCGATGAGAGACAAGCTTTCCAAAATTTCGGAAAACGCTCTCCCTGTCGGTTCTCCCATTCTCTCCTTCGGAACCGAGCCGGGTTCTCTTGCAGGGATTCCCCTATTACTTACTTTTAGATGCGGAACAGTTCACTTTATCGTAAAGTCCGGCCCTAAGAAGATTTTCCGAAACGTAAATCGAAATAAGGACAAGGTTCTTTATGAAGGCAAGAAATATCCGATCTTCCCTAATCGGACCATCTATTTTTCCTGGGAAGGTGACGAGAGAGCTTGGGAGACGGAACCGGGAAATCTCTTGATGATACGATATCCGGAAGGAATTCGCTTTTTCCGGTGCGATGCGCTCGGCGATACTTTTAGGATTCCGGAAGAGACTTTTAAAAGAAGGTTGAAGCCTGCCGACAAAAGAAGCGGGGATATCCGATATTATTTTAGGAAAGCGGGGACTCGCTATTATTATATTCCCCAAAAGGGAGAATAGGTTGAATTCGGAGACAAAACGTTCTTATTGTGCTTATTATCTTCCTTGTGTGGAAATGGGAATGGAGCTACAATAAGGAGAGATATGAAGACTCGAATCTTAATCTTGTTTTTGTTTCTACTGCACGTGAATCTTCTGAGTGGGGAAGAAAAGAAACCGGAGGATCCAAAAAATTCCAGCTCGGGAAAATTCGGTTTGGGCATCACTCTTTTTGGGCCGACAGGTCTGACCGGCAAATACTTGATCGACGATAAAAAATCCGTAGAAGGATCGATAGGCTTTATATCTTTCGGAGACAACGGTAGATTCCACGCTCACGCGGTCTTTCTTTTAAATCTGAACTCATTCTCCGAAAATTGGAATCTCTACGGTGGCGTAGGAGGAGTCTTCGAGAAGAGAACATACGAGACAAACGACAAAATTGGAAAATTGATTCTTCAGAGAGAAGAATACGAGAATTCTTTCGGGGCTCGTACACCTCTCGGATTATCCTGGTTCAGTCCGGACAAGAAATTCGAATTCAACGGCGAAGTGTATCTGAATCTGTTTTTATTAGGAAGGACC
The sequence above is a segment of the Leptospira wolffii serovar Khorat str. Khorat-H2 genome. Coding sequences within it:
- the mreD gene encoding rod shape-determining protein MreD, with the protein product MILEYVVIGAGIFIAHFLNGTNTFEISGFKPDFMVLFVLFFALRKGAMAGIWIGFFGGLLSDSGLGGEIVGEVVTYKIGLHSLTFCVMGYIVGRFARPAYHENQISIMLYALAVTLVSRIAAYYLFTLFFHENLNYSIFSTSLFNALIAPVFFWILGKLYRLEQAEA
- the mrdA gene encoding penicillin-binding protein 2, yielding MVGGGSSSATEFRLERSFRLRLYMFSGLVVFALAAFIIQLFNLQIVQGTDNSLKAEKFVRKSETIPAARGEMFDRNFLTPETSMALVSNYSSLDAVLNTSLFKYDPAKVRNFLQEFARTLSIPMSYYEEDLLEPKFSKNIKSKKPFVLLEAISKAQQERISVFDTISKYVILVPSPRRIYKMGPALAHVTGYIGKPSKTDLLTREIKSYQWLGKDGLELEYDSRLRGTDGFRIQKRSSEGNIEEERVVEHSTPGNNLVLTIDKDIQLAAYKALKGARGTAIALRPSTGEVLAMASNPSYDPNILSGKSRSERTAHYRRVDANGGFLNLAIQSKFPPASTYKTLVAMAALESGHKVDYTPETSYSCNGSYVLKSTFAGVPDQVFYCWEKGGHGTNDLAHALQKSCSVYFYNLGYKLGSDPILTYSRLFLLDQKSKIDLPGEISGFVPSSAWKKRTYGTRWFDGDTINLSIGQGFMSVTPLGMALFYAGLLNRGQIYQPYIVNEIRDPLDNSIINRTEPQKLREIPIQNSTIEAIKTGLRLVVKNGTAAFVLNKPGLPEIAGKTGTAQTRRRGASGSNHAWFIGYAPANAPVSEQVLVAVFVEYGVGGAAGAAPVAREMFRAAFPPGSFKRTTEFPEGSAPILPENNNPL
- a CDS encoding rod shape-determining protein, giving the protein MIFDKLYGLFSNDMGIDLGTANTLVHVKGQGIVLSEPSVVAVHAATGKVLAVGQEAKRMLGRTPGEIVAIRPMKDGVIADFETVEKMIRYFIAKVHNRTTFVKPRIVIGVPSGITEVERRAVRESAEQAGAREIFLIDEALAAAIGANIPINEPAGNMIVDIGGGTTEIAVISLGGMVIAESIRTGGDEFDDAIIKYLRNQYNLVVGERTAEDIKLTIGNAYPEKKTETMEVKGRDAISGLPRTLELESNEIRKALKEPTDEILDGIKRVLERTPPELASDIVERGIVLTGGGCLLRGLETYLSKETGVPVFRAENPLTCVVLGTGKFLDEVKYLKPGIR
- a CDS encoding Ppx/GppA phosphatase family protein, whose translation is MVRENTLAAIDLGTNSFHMIIVRVRENGTFEAIAREKENVRLGSGLEEGGEIDPPAFRRAIECLKRFKMLADNAKAEIRAVATSAMREASNRVAFQEAAWKEAGIKIDVISGYEEARLIYFGVLQGLPVFDKKILLIDIGGGSTEVLVGYRGDILFSKSFKLGAIRLTEKFLKSDPLDSSQVRKCKLYVEEMLLPFRKVIRDLRPEVVVGSSGTVQATAGIIRAFEGEVEEGPLNHFTFSASEFRKAKNLILDSDNNKKRSKIPGFDSKRSDIIVGGVLILDELFQQLELPDLTVSELALREGIIYDTIRKWEHFQDLTQSKHLDDIRQKSIHNLLVSFTRDEEYARHVAKLALDIFDQLQPIHRLGKEEREYLEASALLHEVGLFISHSAYHKHSYYLIRNSEAMLGFTWGEIEIIALTARYHRKSAPKSKHREFQRIGSREQEIVQRLSGILRIASACNRNRQGLIETVKCQVRKNQAIFSLISKSGYEKSLELWACEEQADAFESAYGFVPLFQ
- the mreC gene encoding rod shape-determining protein MreC, which codes for MLWIQVNKSKETVSLVFCVVFSLLSLTFKSNVLVRGIASFQRVGDSVSGSIDGVGSFFKGAYTKLESFEAVRQERDACVSAIDEYKLLPQDVERLTRENDNLRRELKFNTLQKYPTVKAEVLSVRLNSIYRTIIIDKGSEAGIKPYMPVTARAVNQKGEIIEALVGKVIAVTGGSAVVQPLINSNFNMGVAIPDSNLWASLSGNSGRGTEALMNYIDSGIIIDPRIFGDYPMGPSEMIQYTGSLSKIGKTVFSSGSSGIYPNGIPVGIITEEGPRNGSFKTAFLKPFVRFDMLESVTILMKLPEKWAETWPEGQNINIENPYFGELNYPKEDREPKNANPGAGVKPPEGQKPVKPKPEGGAGFEEETN
- the rodA gene encoding rod shape-determining protein RodA; amino-acid sequence: MMSDRSIERIDYFLVGSVIMVVICSILTLYSQEYNFDDPSVGLMSHKWFKQFLFFLLGIAIMWFISRVNYQLIGAYALFIYGFAILLLVLTLIPGIGYLPTSRGARSWIKIGPFLLQASEFAKLATVILLGQYLVLKEKEMKKLVVLVIPFGIVLLPMALILIQPDFGTAVSFLPILFTMLFLGGADYFHIGSFITFGGISLVLPMYVEYSKLTLLNDILAFLQRTGKTDLLSVVNRLGGKTWQVVEGKEVVGANLTPKTLASLREAVEQVVDLEASFVFKLLSNQALLIGIGATLIIFSIIMILLRIARGSKTLRSYYIPLGILGVSLVSAVVVMKTVPFRENQVIRLTAFLNPDEFKQGAGYQLRASKPAVGSGKLFGKGFLNAEMTEGKIPHVPEASTDFIFASWAEQTGFLGSILLLFFLFSIPLRGLQISYESKDRFGSLLASGIVAMLFYHMAINIGIVLGLMPVTGIPLSFMSYGGSHLIMSMVAVGIILSIKMRKHAN